The DNA region TCGCGGCAGCGATATCCTCGACGCACACGCGATCAAGTCGACGCCGTTCTATCGCAGCTGGTTGAAGCCCATCGGCATCCTGCCCCACCTGTTCGCCGTGCTCGAGCGGCAGAACGGCCGTGTTACCCTGCTGGTGCTGGCGCGACGCGAGCAGAAAGCCGATTTCAACGACGAGATCGTCGAGGACCTCGGCGCGCTGCTGCCGGCGCTCAGTCGCGCGGTCCGCGTCGATGCGTCGCTGCGGGCGCACCGGGCGCTCGAGCGGTCGGCGATGCGGGCGATCGATTCGATGCCGTGCGGCGTGGCCATCCTCGATCGCAACGGTGCCCTGATCGAGGCCAACCCGTTCGCCAAGGCGGTGATCGACGCGCACGAAGGCGTCGTCATCATCAATGGCGGTCTCGCCACCGACGTCGCCGGCCGGCGGATGAAGCTCAAGGACATGCTGCCCAGCGGCCTGGAAACGACCAGCAAGGCGGTCGCCGACCATCTGTCGATGCTCTCGGTACCGCGAGCCTCGGGAAAACGGCCGCTCAATCTGATGATCGTGCCGCTCGACGATGCGCTCGACGGGCGCGCTCCGGACGGACCGGCTGCCCTGCTGTTCATCGGCGATCCCGAACGCGCGGCCCGCTTCGATCAGACGCGTATCGCCCGCCTCTACGGGCTGAGCCGGGCGGAATCGCGAGTCGCGGCGCTGCTCGCCAGCGGCTACCGGCTGGAGCAGGTCGCCGAAGCCCTCGACATCGCCTACGAGACGGTGCGCAAGCACCTAAAGCAGATATTCAGCAAGACCGGCACCTACCGCCAAGCGGAACTGGTGCGCATGCTGGTGACCGGACCCGCGGGCCTGGCGATCTGATCCATCGCCCCCGTTCGGACACCTCGCCCGGACGCCCTCGCCGACGCGCTTGCAACGGCGTCTTGGCCGCCATTTCGGCAGACCGCGAGCGTAGGGCGGGTCGAGCGAAGCGATACTTGCCAAGCCAATGGAACCGAAAAACACCCCATCGTCGCGACCAACCGACTCCACGTCGCTCACGCCGCGTCGTGCGCAATCCCCCGACGGCCTCCATCCCGCCGGAAAGAACCCGCCCCCTCGGCCGGACCCGCGGCCACAAGGCATCACCCGCGATCCCTCGGCGCCCCATCTATGACCCGCATCACTCGACGCCCACCCTCGCCGGCCTTACCCTCCCCCTTCGGGTCGATTACGCCGGCGATTGTTCGGGAGTCCTCGTGCCACCCGACGTCACGGCGTCTTCAAGGGGGGCCATCATGCACGATATCCCATGACCGACTATTCGGCGCTTCGAATTGCTGGCGTCCGCAATGGCTCCTAAAGTGTCGAGACGCGGTAACAACATCAAGCTGGCAGCTTGGCACCTGATTACGCTGCGGAACGCGAACCACTTACGATGTATCATCCCGGTAACGTAGCGCGTCGACGACTGCAGCCATCGCCCGCGAGAGCTGGCGGCGGCTGGGGTAGTAGAGGTGGTAGCCCGGGAAGGGCGGGCACCAGTCGTCCAGCACGCGGACCAGCGAACCGGCGGCGAGGTCGCTCCGGACCAGCTCCTCCATGACGTACGCCAGCCCGGCGCCGGCTAGCGCCGCCGCGCGCTGGAGCCGCGAGTCGTTGACCACCATGCGCGCCTCCGCCCGGACGTTGAGGGCGCGGCCGTCCCGTTCCAGGTCCCACACTGCCACCCCGCCGTGGGTGGGGAAGCGCAGGCCGATGCAGTCGTGCCGGGCCAGTTCGTCGGGCGAGGAAGGCGTACCGCGCGCAGCGAGGTAGTCCGGCGAGCCTACTACCGCCATCCGCAGCTCCGGCCCGATGCGGACCGCCACCATGTCCAGCGCCAGCGTCTCGCCCAAGCGCACGCCGGCGTCGAACCCCTCGGCCGCGATGTCGACCAGGCCGTTGCTTACCACGACCTCAGCGCGAAGGTCGGGGTAGCGCGGCAGGAGCTTGGCAAGGGCGGGGGTCAGGATCGTCTCGGCCGGGTGGTCTCCGGCGGTGATCCGCACGGTGCCGGCAGGCTTGTCGCGCAGATCGCTCAACCCTTCCAGCTCCGCGCCGACCTGGTCGAGGTACGGCCCCACCGTTCGCAGCAGCCGCTCGCCCGCCTCGGTGGCCGACACGCTGCGCGTCGTTCGCGTGAGCAGGCGGACGCCCAGCCGCTCTTCCAGTCTGCGGATCGTGTGGCTGAGCGCCGACGGCGAAACGCTGAGCCGGGCGGCGGCGCGAGTGAAGCTTCGTTCGCGCGCGACGGAAAGAAAAGCGGATAGGTCGGCGATCGGGTCGCGGGGCATTGCTGACGCTCGTTCACAAGAACATGCGTGTTGTTACGTCTAATCGACACAGCGCCGGACGCCTAGATCGTTTCAAGCAAAGGAGGCGAGACATGCAGACCGTCACTGACGTTCCGGTGTGCGCGTTGAACAGGCGCAGCCTGCTCAAGCTCACGGGCGCGACCG from Rhodospirillales bacterium includes:
- a CDS encoding LysR family transcriptional regulator — encoded protein: MPRDPIADLSAFLSVARERSFTRAAARLSVSPSALSHTIRRLEERLGVRLLTRTTRSVSATEAGERLLRTVGPYLDQVGAELEGLSDLRDKPAGTVRITAGDHPAETILTPALAKLLPRYPDLRAEVVVSNGLVDIAAEGFDAGVRLGETLALDMVAVRIGPELRMAVVGSPDYLAARGTPSSPDELARHDCIGLRFPTHGGVAVWDLERDGRALNVRAEARMVVNDSRLQRAAALAGAGLAYVMEELVRSDLAAGSLVRVLDDWCPPFPGYHLYYPSRRQLSRAMAAVVDALRYRDDTS